A stretch of Lachancea thermotolerans CBS 6340 chromosome D complete sequence DNA encodes these proteins:
- the MIP1 gene encoding DNA-directed DNA polymerase gamma MIP1 (similar to uniprot|P15801 Saccharomyces cerevisiae YOR330C MIP1 Catalytic subunit of the mitochondrial DNA polymerase) yields MSLNRAFRGVKLWRKVRAYSTLEAPRINPVGIQHLSKHLHEQVFGSINAQPQQPGLSYEEKEMLTRLSRTFLKNHGLLGKKTAISAPISFDLPQLQGRSLDEHFQKLGHFASQPYRDLAGSKFTNIPPRPKTWLRKSGWVRYASGKAPEAVDYPAEATIVFDVETLYKISPYPTLAVALSEEAWYCWTSPFLSGESDNPSHLIPLNTLDTTRLVIGHNVGYDRARVLEEYNCQESKAFFLDTMSLHVASSGMCSRQRPQWMQKRKAQDSQSCDGAQYSNVPDEEDPWTTVSTLNSLKDVALLHCGIKLDKAQRDYFATLDRNDIINDFTQMVDYCATDVEATSKVFDVVFPLFLSKCPHPVSFGALRLLSTSLLTTRGDSWKDYIEKSENLYQHSKQSIEKKILAIVEEVVKLKDKKTLIEQDPWLSQLDWTIKPLRITKKGLPAKGQKLPGYPEWYRQLFPTKNSKQAQITIRNRLIPLFFKLSWEGEPVIWTSSHGWCFAVPVSRSEELEAKNYLKINPGDVVSPEFTLFKVPHPNGQQFNCTTLVSKQYVQFFEKGILTSHSELAHEALKINSSCAYWISARERVMSQFVVSTRDFPDQFKDLQHKTFSDEEISIILPSVIPMGTVTRRSVENTWLTASNAKKNRIGSELKAQVQAPPGYVFVGADVDSEELWIASLVSDSVFNIHGGTPIGWMCLEGSKSEGTDMHTKTAQILGCSRNEAKIFNYGRIYGAGVKFATQLLKNFNPGLTDYEAKETAEKLYSSTKGLVKRSKTFKKFWYSGSESILFNKLEHIAEQAAPRTPVLGAGITSSLMKGNLGSNTFLPSRINWAIQSSGVDYLHLLCCSMNYLIKKFSLRARLALSIHDEIRFLTAEKDKYKTAMALQISNLWTRAVFCEQMGIKDLPQNCAFFSAVDIDHVMRKEVDMDCVTPSNKIPIPHGESKDIVSLLKIPESSLKDGREDIDVSGFPFQKREPVFSTYDKAHSRDYLYYFLRMQIQSSKWKVEELEQEFTRRSAENDHQSKYRSDEYMFLDYINDTKNKNRPTAELGGGPLENAVHGSMNLTLRTQPIAESQGKFTDELASGLNVENDLEAQHFLAANNTEDTENTDKVQRCTSAVAKRKRLRKSVFGGAEAYKLFSSCVDKSRAYAGRKQEELLSSDLAIKTIVNEVVATGGSRSTKKVAKIRKAASIKSPALKKDISKTAASTSKVLKKMNKTLRAG; encoded by the coding sequence ATGAGTTTGAATAGGGCATTCAGAGGCGTTAAATTATGGCGAAAGGTACGTGCCTACTCTACGTTGGAAGCTCCCCGTATAAATCCTGTTGGAATTCAGCATTTAAGCAAGCATTTGCATGAGCAGGTCTTCGGCTCGATAAATGCGCAACCACAGCAGCCGGGTTTAAGttatgaagaaaaggaaatgCTCACGCGGCTCTCTCGAACTTTTCTGAAAAACCACGGCCTGCTTGGTAAGAAAACAGCCATTTCAGCGCCCATATCGTTCGACCTTCCACAGTTGCAAGGCCGATCATTGGATGAGCACTTTCAGAAACTTGGTCACTTTGCTTCCCAGCCCTATAGGGACCTTGCCGGGTCCAAGTTTACTAATATACCACCAAGGCCTAAAACCTGGCTTCGAAAGTCAGGATGGGTACGATATGCTTCTGGGAAGGCGCCCGAAGCGGTTGATTATCCAGCAGAGGCCACAATTGTGTTTGACGTCGAAACGCTTTACAAAATTTCACCTTACCCGACGCTGGCCGTCGCTCtctctgaagaagcttggTATTGTTGGACCTCCCCGTTTCTGAGCGGCGAGTCTGATAATCCGTCACATCTAATTCCTCTGAACACTCTTGACACGACTAGGCTTGTTATCGGCCATAATGTTGGTTACGATAGAGCAAGGGTGCTTGAAGAATACAACTGCCAAGAATCCAAAGCATTTTTCCTGGATACTATGTCATTGCATGTTGCGTCTTCGGGGATGTGTTCAAGACAGCGACCTCAATGGATgcaaaagagaaaggcACAAGATAGTCAAAGTTGCGATGGGGCACAATACTCGAACGTGCCTGACGAAGAGGATCCATGGACTACAGTTTCTACTCTCAATTCATTGAAGGACGTGGCACTTTTACACTGTGGAATTAAGCTGGACAAGGCCCAACGCGATTACTTTGCCACGCTTGATAGAAATGACATCATCAATGACTTTACTCAAATGGTTGACTATTGTGCCACAGACGTGGAAGCAACTAGCAAGGTATTTGACGTTGTGTTCCCACTGTTTTTATCGAAGTGTCCACACCCTGTATCTTTTGGAGCACTCAGGCTGCTGTCAACTTCGCTTTTAACGACTAGAGGTGATTCATGGAAAGATTACATAGAGAAGTCGGAAAACTTATACCAGCATAGTAAACAAagcattgaaaagaaaattttggctattgttgaggaagtcgtaaagctcaaagacaaaaagactttgattgAACAGGATCCCTGGCTGAGCCAGCTTGACTGGACTATAAAACCGCTTCGTATTACAAAAAAAGGTTTACCAGCTAAAGGCCAAAAGCTCCCTGGATACCCAGAATGGTATAGGCAGCTTTTTCCCACAAAGAATAGCAAGCAAGCGCAAATAACCATCAGAAACAGATTAATTcctcttttcttcaaactctCTTGGGAAGGTGAGCCCGTTATTTGGACGAGCTCTCATGGCTGGTGTTTTGCTGTCCCTGTTTCACGAagtgaagaacttgaagccaaaaacTACTTGAAAATCAATCCTGGAGATGTCGTTAGTCCCGAGTTCACACTTTTCAAGGTTCCCCACCCCAACGGCCAGCAGTTTAATTGCACGACTTTAGTCAGCAAACAGTAtgttcaattttttgaaaagggcATTTTAACTTCCCATTCAGAGCTAGCGCATGAGGCGCTGAAGATAAATTCATCTTGTGCCTATTGGATCTCGGCTCGTGAACGTGTTATGTCCCAGTTCGTTGTATCCACTCGCGATTTTCCTGATCAATTTAAAGATCTCCAGCATAAAACAttttctgatgaagaaattagTATCATATTGCCTTCTGTTATTCCTATGGGCACGGTCACAAGACGTTCAGTTGAAAACACATGGCTCACGGCATCCAAtgcgaagaagaacagaATTGGCTCAGAATTGAAAGCCCAAGTTCAGGCTCCGCCTGGATACGTTTTTGTTGGTGCAGATGTTGATAGCGAGGAACTCTGGATAGCATCTTTGGTCAGTGACTCCGTTTTCAACATTCATGGAGGTACTCCCATTGGATGGATGTGTTTAGAAGGTTCAAAAAGCGAAGGAACCGATATGCACACAAAGACAGCTCAGATATTAGGCTGCTCAAGAAACGAGGCAAAAATATTTAACTACGGACGAATTTACGGCGCGGGCGTCAAATTTGCAACTCAattgctcaaaaattttaatCCAGGTCTCACTGATTATGAGGCCAAAGAGACTGCGGAGAAGCTTTATAGCTCTACAAAGGGTCTAGTAAAACGCTCCAAAACCTTTAAGAAATTCTGGTATAGTGGGTCAGAGTCCATTTTATTTAACAAGCTGGAACACATAGCAGAACAAGCAGCGCCCCGAACTCCTGTCCTCGGCGCTGGTATCACATCGTCTTTAATGAAGGGAAATCTTGGATCCAACACTTTTTTACCATCAAGAATAAACTGGGCTATTCAATCATCAGGAGTTGACTATTTGCACCTGTTATGTTGTTCAATGAATTACTTGATAAAAAAGTTCTCCTTACGTGCAAGATTGGCGCTATCCATCCATGATGAAATCAGGTTTTTAACTGCAGAAAAAGATAAATACAAAACCGCTATGGCCTTACAAATCAGTAATTTGTGGACCAGGGCAGTATTTTGCGAGCAAATGGGTATAAAAGACTTACCCCAGAACTGCGCTTTCTTTTCTGCGGTTGATATCGATCATGTCATGAGGAAAGAGGTTGACATGGATTGTGTTACTCCGTCAAATAAAATTCCTATTCCGCATGGTGAGTCTAAAGACATTGTAAGTTTGCTCAAGATTCCTGAAAGTTCCCTTAAAGACGGCAGAGAAGATATTGACGTTTCTGGctttccttttcaaaaaagagaacCTGTTTTCTCTACCTATGACAAGGCGCACAGTAGGGACTACCTGTACTACTTTTTGAGGATGCAAATTCAATCATCCAAATGGAAGgttgaggagcttgagcaaGAGTTTACGAGGAGGTCTGCCGAAAATGACCATCAGTCAAAGTACCGATCAGATGAGTATATGTTTTTGGATTACATCAATGACaccaaaaataaaaacagGCCCACTGCTGAATTGGGCGGTGGACCCCTTGAAAACGCAGTCCACGGAAGTATGAATCTGACTTTGCGCACTCAACCTATCGCCGAATCTCAAGGGAAATTTACAGATGAATTGGCTTCCGGCTTGAATGTCGAGAACGATTTAGAAGCACAGCATTTTCTAGCCGCTAATAACACTGAAGACACTGAAAACACTGACAAAGTGCAGCGTTGTACTTCAGCTGTGGCCAAGCGTAAAAGGTTGCGCAAAAGCGTGTTTGGTGGGGCAGAGGCTtacaagcttttcagcaGTTGCGTGGACAAGTCTCGAGCCTACGCAGGAAGGAAACaggaagagcttttgagctctGACCTTGCCATAAAAACAATTGTAAACGAAGTTGTTGCAACCGGCGGGTCAAGATCTACTAAGAAAGTTGCGAAAATTCGCAAAGCCGCCTCAATAAAAAGCCCAGCCCTGAAGAAAGATATTTCCAAAACTGCTGCTTCGACAAGCAAAGttctaaaaaaaatgaaCAAGACTCTCAGGGCCGGTTAG
- a CDS encoding KLTH0D02002p (conserved hypothetical protein): MKRPRKRAFHHSEEEASDSGDDQDFSQYIKRKSAAVQKVQHERKFDLDDASLQASAHVTPKPSSTSLIESFKASKKQREMDKLFSQSVKARIERESETCVMKDKEVYITKEYEDVKKDLDKAFELAHEEEDSELRDKDGPHTPLLQATPQINSGECVIRGVYASDQSCIKMPRNGDEKPKAYKNDIYVTRPSRFKPQEQGYRQLQQGVEPTLNKRALVQQFLLPKKSKQMIEIEIKRYQNRTHKKAA; encoded by the coding sequence atgaaaaggccaagaaagagagcATTCCATCAcagtgaagaagaggctaGCGACTCAGGAGATGACCAAGATTTTAGTCAGTACATTAAACGCAAGAGCGCtgctgttcaaaaagttcaacaCGAACGAAAGTTTGATCTTGATGATGCCAGCTTACAAGCGTCGGCACACGTAACTCCAAAGCCGAGCTCAACAAGTTTgattgagagcttcaaggcGTCCAAAAAGCAGCGGGAGATGGACAAATTGTTTTCACAATCAGTTAAAGCCCGCATCGAAAGAGAGAGTGAGACTTGCGTTATGAAAGATAAAGAAGTGTACATTACCAAGGAATATGAAGATGTTAAAAAAGATTTGGataaagcttttgagctagctcatgaagaagaagacagTGAACTTCGAGACAAAGACGGACCTCACACACCTCTTTTGCAGGCCACTCCCCAGATTAACTCAGGAGAATGTGTCATAAGGGGTGTTTACGCATCAGACCAAAGTTGTATCAAAATGCCCAGAAATGGCGATGAAAAACCAAAGGCCTACAAAAATGACATTTACGTTACGAGGCCATCGCGATTTAAGCCCCAGGAGCAGGGCTATCGGCAACTGCAGCAAGGTGTGGAGCCTACTCTAAATAAACGAGCTCTTGTTCAACAGTTCCTGTTGCCCAAAAAAAGTAAGCAAATGATCGAAATTGAAATAAAAAGATATCAGAATCGCACGCATAAAAAAGCGGCCTAA
- the SCD5 gene encoding Scd5p (some similarities with uniprot|P34758 Saccharomyces cerevisiae YOR329C SCD5 Multicopy suppressor of clathrin deficiency and of ts ipl1 mutants), with amino-acid sequence MSFDWLNVPGLSGSGNENIEAAEPPPSVSFNFGNSASEPPTERESHVTMPQRADRADAFHSQSSYDSASSSAKSQARPDNYMETKEDLQVPLSLSRTQLTREEVRTYLRWYGYIASRKHTKLIALDDVFHFMTNFPLGQDVKERIAHIFKTCKNALNIGQFFAILRLIARALTDGVLPTRKMIMKAAPVPKPKPILAAGNEEVYEEIDDSQDGPELKVDFDSFASLLLTGQKKKRMRRRITNDHKRSKRVRFTDKLVTFQDHVQSPENEQGTEDEEKSGDNEPLDLSLPMDQLLKKMAARKKNNSALVSEPPSQKVPESQEEKEVLEDMKESLNHFHQIHNVDSVSLGGVPAQVPSAGTPSANATAQIEPLKPTATGSANYLFRSSQQQPQSVNQEPLQPLKPTATGSANYLFRSSQQQATSQKPEHNSFNFMHAVSPDPSNNAMHRNNTTFQSPTPEIPQIRAPLAANFAGQPLHSSSQAPSNLNVPFSNQSFLPPPSSGFGISPQPTSQNNFSPNLSANNYFQNLLSSSPSPNASTLQLPQSASVGPYANAYSSNSKVAQDSNYLKPNLTGPSNPQYQINPNQYQRREYQSFTPSPVPTLPSYPQAPQNTYKSHDYLGDLRALQEHVDQLQNAYNR; translated from the coding sequence ATGTCATTTGATTGGCTTAACGTTCCTGGTCTCTCAGGGAGTGGAAACGAGAACATTGAAGCTGCAGAGCCGCCTCCCTCTGTTTCGTTCAATTTTGGCAACAGTGCCTCGGAACCACCGACGGAAAGGGAAAGTCATGTTACTATGCCACAGAGGGCCGATCGAGCCGACGCTTTTCACTCCCAATCAAGTTACGATTCAGCCTCATCTTCTGCAAAATCACAGGCGCGGCCAGACAACTATATGgaaaccaaagaagacTTGCAAGTCCCATTGTCACTGTCAAGAACCCAACTAACAAGAGAGGAAGTCAGGACGTATTTGAGATGGTACGGATATATTGCCTCGCGAAAGCATACAAAGCTCATTGCTCTCGATGATGTTTTTCATTTTATGACAAACTTCCCTCTTGGGCAAGATGTTAAGGAGAGGATAGCGCACATATTCAAGACCTGTAAGAATGCTCTAAATATTGGTCAATTCTTCGCAATACTCAGGCTTATAGCCCGTGCATTGACTGACGGCGTTTTGCCGACGAGAAAGATGATCATGAAAGCTGCACCTGTGCCTAAGCCGAAACCAATTTTAGCGGCTGGTAATGAAGAGGTGTACGAAGAGATAGATGACTCGCAGGACGGCCCAGAGCTAAAGGTTGATTTTGATAGCTTTGCGTCCTTGCTCCTAACAGggcagaagaagaaacgaATGAGACGGAGAATTACAAACGACCATAAGAGGTCAAAAAGGGTACGGTTCACTGATAAGTTGGTAACATTTCAAGATCATGTACAGTCACCGGAAAATGAACAGGGCAccgaagatgaggaaaaaTCAGGCGATAATGAACCTCTAGATCTTTCTCTACCGATGGACCAGTTACTAAAGAAGATGGCTGCGCGCAAGAAGAATAACTCTGCGCTCGTATCGGAGCCTCCCTCGCAGAAGGTGCCAGAGTCCcaggaagagaaggaggTTCTTGAGGACATGAAGGAATCTCTCAACCACTTTCACCAAATCCACAACGTTGATAGTGTATCTTTAGGTGGCGTCCCAGCACAAGTGCCGTCGGCGGGAACTCCATCCGCCAATGCTACGGCACAAATAGAACCTTTGAAACCCACGGCCACAGGTTCTGCTAACTATCTGTTTCGTTCAAGTCAACAGCAACCGCAGAGTGTCAACCAAGAGCCCCTACAACCCTTGAAACCGACAGCAACAGGGTCAGCAAATTACTTATTCCGGTCCAGTCAACAACAAGCTACATCCCAAAAGCCAGAGCACAACTCTTTCAACTTTATGCATGCTGTTAGCCCTGATCCCTCGAACAACGCAATGCATAGAAACAACACAACTTTTCAGTCCCCCACGCCTGAAATTCCACAAATACGGGCACCGCTCGCAGCAAACTTTGCAGGCCAACCGCTCCACTCGTCATCGCAAGCTCCATCTAATTTGAACGTGCCGTTTTCAAATCAAAGCTTTCTCCCGCCCCCATCCTCCGGGTTCGGTATCTCGCCGCAACCTACTAGCCAGAACAATTTCTCTCCAAATCTTAGCGCGAATAActatttccaaaatttgctTTCCAGTTCACCCTCTCCAAACGCGAGTACTCTACAGCTCCCGCAAAGCGCCTCAGTCGGTCCGTATGCAAACGCATACAGCTCGAACTCTAAAGTAGCCCAGGACTCTAATTACCTCAAACCCAACTTAACGGGGCCTTCAAATCCGCAGTACCAAATCAATCCAAACCAATACCAACGGCGCGAATACCAGAGTTTTACGCCATCACCTGTCCCTACGTTACCGTCGTATCCCCAGGCCCCTCAGAACACATATAAGTCTCACGATTATCTAGGGGACTTGAGAGCATTACAGGAGCACGTTGACCAGCTTCAGAATGCCTACAACAGATGA
- a CDS encoding KLTH0D02046p (similar to uniprot|P33328 Saccharomyces cerevisiae YOR327C SNC2 mediate the targeting and transport of secretory proteins vesicle-associated membrane protein (synaptobrevin) homolog) has product MSSSVPYDPYIPAEESQSQTKTAALKAEIDDTVGIMRDNINKVAERGERLTSIEDKADNLAVSAQGFKRGANRVRKQMWWKDLKMRLCLVLAVIILLVVIIVPIVVHFS; this is encoded by the exons ATGTCATCATCCGTGCCTTACGATCCTTACATTCCCGCCGAAGAGTCCCAGTCTCAGACCAAGACTGCTGCTCTCAAAGCC GAAATTGATGATACCGTTGGCATAATGAGGgacaacatcaacaaggtGGCGGAGCGCGGTGAGAGACTCACTTCTATCGAAGATAAAGCCGACAACTTGGCTGTCTCGGCACAAGGCTTTAAGCGTGGCGCGAACAGGGTAAGAAAGCAAATGTGGTGGAAGGATCTTAAGATGAGGCTGTGTCTTGTCCTAGCGGTTATTATACTGCTTGTTGTCATTATCGTTCCCATTGTTGTTCATTTCAGCTAA